From Daucus carota subsp. sativus chromosome 6, DH1 v3.0, whole genome shotgun sequence, the proteins below share one genomic window:
- the LOC108224490 gene encoding uncharacterized protein LOC108224490: MSSSTTTQVSNQLEPWLDLDGKVVLVTGASSGLGWDFCINLAQANCKVIAAARRVDRLKSLCDQINGNSASPRAVAIAIDVTADPASIEAAVGKAWGIFGRVDCLINNAGIRGSTSSTIELTKEEWDNVFKTNLDGAWLCSKYIGIRMRDAGIKGSIINISSIFGLTRVQSNGSLAYSSSKAGMHAMTTVMALDFGPYDIRVNAIAPSIFQSEITKDLFQQQWLKDVVKKILPLQFTATVDPALTEVIRYLMHDSSKYITGNIFIVDSGTTLPGVPIFSRL, encoded by the exons ATGTCAAGTTCTACCACAACTCAGGTTTCAAACCAGCTGGAGCCATGGCTAGATCTAGACGGCAAGGTGGTTCTCGTCACCGGTGCATCATCTGGACTCGGCTGGGACTTCTGCATCAACCTAGCTCAAGCTAACTGCAAAGTGATAGCTGCTGCGCGGCGCGTGGACCGTCTTAAGTCCCTGTGTGACCAGATTAATGGAAATTCTGCTTCTCCTCGCGCAGTGGCTATTGCGATTGATGTAACCGCGGATCCGGCTAGTATTGAAGCGGCTGTGGGCAAGGCCTGGGGTATTTTTGGCCGTGTTGATTGCTTGATTAATAACGCTGGTATTAGAG GGAGCACAAGTTCGACGATTGAATTAACGAAAGAGGAATGGGATAATGTGTTCAAGACAAACTTGGATGGGGCATGGTTATGTTCAAAATATATTGGAATCCGAATGCGTGATGCGGGGATTAAAGGATCAATCATCAACATTTCAAGCATATTTGGGCTCACCAGGGTGCAGAGCAATGGGAGTCTTGCATATAGTTCATCCAAAGCAGGAATGCACGCCATGACTACTGTAATGGCCTTGGATTTTGGTCCATACGACATTAGGGTCAATGCTATTGCGCCATCGATCTTCCAGTCTGAGATCACCAAAGATCTCTTTCAACAACAATGGCTTAAAGATGTGGTGAAGAAAATTCTGCCCCTGCAGTTCACGGCCACGGTTGATCCAGCATTGACGGAAGTGATCAGATACTTGATGCATGACTCTTCCAAGTATATCACCGGCAACATCTTCATTGTCGATTCAGGCACAACTCTTCCTGGTGTTCCCATATTTTCACGGCTTTGA
- the LOC108224309 gene encoding uncharacterized protein LOC108224309 — MVNRVSRQLETWCDLEGKVVLVTGASAGLGREFCTDLAEAGCFIVAAARRAERLKSLCDEINGSSTITQAVAVELDVAAAGEIIEATAQKAWNVFGRIDVLINNAGIRGGTKSSLDISQDEWEDVFKTNLEGAWMLSKYIGRHMRNAGQGGSIINISTGFGLNRVQQHGSVAYASSKSGMNHMTKVMALELGRHKIRVNAIAPAIFPSEMTVEIFKKKWFRDVAKKIVPLQTSGTSDPALTSVIRYLIHDSSQYVTGNIFIVDCGATLTGMPIFSSL; from the exons ATGGTGAACAGAGTATCGAGGCAATTAGAAACATGGTGCGATTTGGAGGGTAAGGTGGTGCTGGTCACAGGTGCATCTGCAGGTCTAGGCCGTGAGTTCTGCACTGACTTGGCTGAGGCTGGTTGCTTTATTGTGGCAGCCGCTAGACGTGCTGAGCGTCTCAAGTCTTTATGTGATGAAATTAATGGAAGCTCCACTATTACTCAAGCAGTTGCCGTTGAGCTGGATGTTGCAGCTGCTGGAGAAATCATTGAAGCGACTGCGCAAAAAGCATGGAATGTCTTTGGACGAATTGATGTTTTAATCAATAATGCTGGAATTAGAG GTGGCACAAAATCTTCCCTTGATATTTCTCAAGATGAATGGGAAGATGTCTTTAAAACAAACTTAGAAGGAGCGTGGATGTTGTCGAAGTACATTGGCAGACACATGCGTAATGCGGGGCAAGGAGGCTCGATTATAAACATTTCCACTGGTTTTGGTTTAAATAGGGTTCAACAGCATGGAAGTGTCGCATACGCCTCGTCAAAATCAGGGATGAACCACATGACAAAG GTGATGGCCTTGGAACTTGGAAGACATAAAATTAGAGTAAACGCAATAGCCCCTGCCATTTTTCCATCTGAGATGACAGTGgaaatatttaagaaaaaatggTTTCGAGATGTGGCCAAGAAAATTGTACCCTTACAAACGTCTGGCACATCAGATCCAGCATTGACATCTGTCATTCGATACTTGATTCACGATTCATCACAGTATGTGACTGGGAACATCTTTATTGTTGACTGTGGTGCAACTCTCACAGGCATGCCTATATTTTCCTCTCTTTGA